From one Brevundimonas sp. PAMC22021 genomic stretch:
- the ftsA gene encoding cell division protein FtsA, with the protein MKPEGVRHADRTIRVAGASHVQSRGVKGGAIINMDEAAQAIGHAVERAERAASSPVSGVIVTTAIGQMASHRVQARVSLGANPVGDADLARAIGMALAQIRLPNRRPIHVLPIAWSVDGARGVHDPRSMRGGSLGLDLLVVSMAENVFTTLSHCLELAHLDLQGVAAAPVVSSLAALEEDEMDLGAVCIDMGGGSTSAAVWGGRSLLHIESLNVGGDHVTSDIARGLSTSKAGAERLKTLHGSAMASANEDREMLEAPPRGEDASAGPVIVPRAMLKTVIAPRVEETLELLRDRLRNAGVGLEPGAGLVLTGGASQLNGVRELAVRVFDRPVRLGKPQRAPHLADAASGPAFCASAGVLLRAAYGPREAVSARKLMARQITAADAPRVYRGNVVGRVAGWLRENL; encoded by the coding sequence ATGAAGCCCGAGGGCGTGCGCCACGCCGACCGCACGATCCGCGTCGCCGGCGCCAGCCACGTCCAGTCGCGCGGCGTCAAGGGCGGCGCCATCATCAACATGGACGAGGCCGCCCAGGCCATCGGTCACGCCGTCGAGCGCGCCGAGCGGGCCGCCTCCAGCCCCGTGTCCGGCGTCATCGTCACCACCGCCATCGGCCAGATGGCCAGCCACCGGGTGCAGGCCCGCGTGTCGCTGGGCGCCAATCCGGTGGGCGACGCCGATCTCGCGCGCGCCATCGGCATGGCCCTGGCCCAGATCCGCCTGCCTAATCGCCGGCCGATCCACGTCCTGCCCATCGCCTGGTCGGTGGACGGCGCGCGCGGCGTGCACGACCCGCGCTCGATGCGCGGCGGATCGCTGGGCCTCGACCTGCTGGTCGTGTCCATGGCCGAGAACGTGTTCACGACCCTCAGCCACTGCCTCGAGCTGGCGCACCTGGACCTTCAGGGCGTGGCCGCCGCCCCCGTCGTCTCCTCGCTCGCCGCGCTGGAAGAGGACGAGATGGACCTCGGCGCCGTCTGCATCGACATGGGCGGAGGCTCGACCAGCGCCGCCGTCTGGGGCGGCCGCTCCTTGCTGCACATCGAAAGCCTGAACGTCGGCGGCGACCACGTCACCTCCGACATCGCGCGGGGCCTATCGACCTCAAAGGCGGGCGCCGAGCGGCTCAAGACCCTGCACGGTTCGGCCATGGCCAGCGCCAACGAGGACCGCGAGATGCTGGAAGCCCCGCCGCGCGGCGAGGACGCCTCCGCCGGTCCCGTGATCGTGCCCCGCGCTATGCTGAAAACCGTGATCGCCCCTCGCGTCGAGGAAACGCTTGAGCTGCTGCGCGACCGGCTGCGCAACGCAGGCGTGGGGCTTGAGCCCGGCGCCGGCCTGGTGCTCACCGGCGGCGCCAGCCAGCTGAACGGCGTGCGCGAACTGGCCGTGCGGGTGTTTGACCGCCCGGTCCGCCTCGGAAAGCCCCAACGGGCGCCACATTTGGCCGACGCCGCGTCCGGCCCCGCCTTCTGCGCCTCTGCCGGCGTCCTCCTCCGCGCCGCCTACGGCCCCCGCGAAGCCGTCTCCGCCCGCAAGCTGATGGCGCGTCAGATCACCGCAGCCGACGCGCCCCGGGTTTACAGGGGCAATGTTGTCGGCCGTGTGGCGGGCTGGCTACGGGAGAATCTTTAG
- a CDS encoding TonB-dependent receptor domain-containing protein, which translates to MLKRHYLFGSTILAGALALAAPVLAQTAQPAVPVPPLPAQDEAQLDEIVVTGSLIRRDPTTTPTPLTVASREEILQSGENNVVDFLADIPALQSSQTPEDTTGGFIGIGGLSLLNLRNLGSNRTLVLVDGRRHVAGIAGGNAVDVDTIPSPLIERVEIITGGASATYGADAVAGVVNFIMRDDFEGIEFEAGVTQLTQGESALNESYSIIAGTNLFDDRLNIYGFAQYNTSDVLVDSQLDIDWINTETRLATADVDPAAAPNDGVFDVIAVGNLRSLNRPRGGILSLANGVRPSPTTDPDIPFGNCSATQQPNAFSPSICFATTPGKSYQFRPGGQAYLADFGFGQTTGAVNRTTTIGGSGDSLVEVETNRLPRQENKRFQVGANFDVLENVQAYAELKYVDERNVDVFQPHFIDLGIRAFGPRQNATLFGLTSGEIGLDNAYLDPTVRAAILANTRAVYNAAGVQTATVADARAQFRTFSYDLGFRPQTTDRELTRFVGGFRGDLDQLAFVKDISWDIGYTYGSLDSVNVETETIDVERYLYSVDAVRDTLNETGRGAGSIVCRVQLLAARGVTINSQDDGRVLAATDPTIAGCVPSNIFGEGGMTVARDYILTQLTTIDNNTQHDVRGVISGNLWDFWGAGPIGVAIGGEYRDERTSTDLTPFNGRVIFGNTGDDLPEVGYDVAEAFAELRIPLLSDVFLAEKLEIGGGYRTSQYSTTGHTETYSADLFWRPVQDIAFRSTYGVSVRAPTLGELFSPPFDTFPNLTDNCSSAVINGTADARIRQNRITNCALLGIPTTYVDPNPTSSNEGKSGSNPNLESEESESYSVGLVFTPRFAPGFSFVADYYDIEITNAIATLSAQTLLNLCTDEEQLNQTACDAFTRRPAGDPQEYEISDFVEGPFNFAALKVRGIDYQARFGFETSDLVGDDYGRIDLGLTGSWLIERTNFTSPTDPNFPTRIDTTANNPRFRFRTNTTWSKGPLSVTWRLDVQGSQTLTRIDQVLANFDTREDLDLLRTGNFYQNDFTFAYDLTDKATFRGGVLNAFDEEPNIQSGLADQFDLFGRRYFGSITLRY; encoded by the coding sequence ATGCTGAAGCGACATTATTTGTTTGGATCGACCATTCTGGCCGGGGCCTTGGCTCTTGCTGCACCGGTGCTCGCGCAAACCGCGCAGCCGGCTGTCCCTGTTCCGCCTCTGCCGGCGCAGGATGAAGCCCAGTTGGACGAAATCGTCGTCACCGGGTCTCTGATCCGCAGAGATCCCACCACGACCCCGACGCCGCTGACGGTGGCGTCGCGCGAGGAAATCCTTCAGTCGGGCGAAAACAACGTCGTCGATTTCCTTGCTGACATTCCCGCTCTGCAAAGCAGCCAGACGCCGGAAGACACCACGGGCGGCTTCATCGGCATCGGCGGCCTTTCGCTGCTGAACCTGCGCAATCTCGGCTCCAACAGGACGCTGGTGCTGGTCGATGGCCGCCGGCACGTGGCCGGGATCGCCGGCGGCAACGCCGTGGACGTCGACACTATCCCCAGCCCGCTGATCGAGCGCGTCGAGATCATCACGGGAGGGGCGTCCGCCACCTACGGCGCCGACGCCGTGGCCGGCGTGGTCAACTTCATCATGCGCGATGACTTCGAGGGCATCGAGTTCGAAGCTGGCGTAACCCAGTTGACGCAGGGCGAAAGCGCCCTGAACGAGAGCTACTCCATCATCGCCGGAACGAACCTGTTCGATGACAGGCTGAACATCTACGGGTTTGCTCAGTACAACACGTCTGATGTCCTCGTTGACAGCCAACTCGACATCGACTGGATCAACACGGAAACTCGGTTGGCCACGGCCGACGTTGACCCGGCCGCCGCACCGAACGATGGCGTTTTTGACGTCATTGCCGTTGGCAATCTACGTTCGCTGAACCGCCCTCGTGGCGGCATCCTTTCTCTGGCGAATGGCGTGCGGCCGAGCCCAACGACCGATCCGGACATTCCCTTCGGCAACTGCTCGGCGACGCAGCAGCCCAACGCCTTCTCGCCCAGCATCTGCTTCGCCACCACCCCCGGAAAATCCTATCAGTTCCGCCCCGGCGGCCAAGCCTATCTGGCTGATTTCGGGTTTGGTCAGACAACAGGTGCGGTGAACCGCACGACCACCATCGGCGGCAGCGGCGACTCCCTGGTTGAAGTTGAGACCAACCGTCTGCCTCGGCAGGAGAACAAGCGGTTCCAGGTTGGCGCCAACTTCGACGTACTCGAGAATGTGCAGGCTTATGCGGAGCTGAAGTACGTCGATGAGCGGAACGTCGATGTCTTCCAGCCGCATTTCATCGACCTGGGGATCCGCGCTTTTGGCCCGAGGCAGAACGCGACCCTTTTTGGCCTGACCTCGGGTGAAATTGGGCTGGACAACGCCTATCTCGATCCGACCGTTCGCGCGGCCATTCTCGCGAATACTCGCGCGGTGTATAATGCTGCGGGCGTTCAGACCGCCACCGTCGCTGACGCTCGCGCTCAGTTCCGCACCTTCAGCTATGATCTCGGGTTCCGGCCTCAGACCACGGATCGCGAACTGACCCGCTTCGTCGGCGGCTTCCGTGGCGATCTGGATCAGCTCGCCTTCGTCAAGGACATCTCCTGGGACATCGGCTACACTTACGGGTCGCTCGACTCGGTGAACGTCGAAACCGAGACGATCGACGTCGAACGCTACCTGTATTCGGTCGATGCTGTTCGCGACACCCTGAATGAAACCGGGCGGGGCGCAGGATCCATCGTCTGCCGCGTGCAGCTGCTGGCCGCCCGCGGCGTCACGATCAACTCGCAAGACGATGGGCGCGTTCTGGCGGCCACCGATCCGACCATCGCCGGTTGCGTGCCGTCGAACATCTTCGGCGAAGGTGGGATGACCGTTGCGCGGGACTACATCCTGACCCAGCTGACCACCATCGACAACAATACGCAGCATGACGTCCGCGGCGTCATCTCGGGCAACCTGTGGGACTTCTGGGGCGCAGGTCCGATCGGCGTCGCTATTGGCGGGGAATACCGCGACGAACGCACGAGCACCGATCTGACGCCGTTTAACGGGCGAGTGATTTTCGGCAACACCGGCGACGATTTGCCGGAAGTCGGATACGACGTTGCGGAAGCGTTTGCGGAGCTTCGCATCCCGCTGCTTTCGGACGTCTTCCTGGCCGAGAAGCTGGAAATCGGCGGCGGTTACCGCACGTCTCAGTATTCGACGACGGGCCACACCGAAACCTACAGCGCCGATCTGTTCTGGCGTCCGGTTCAGGACATCGCGTTCCGCAGCACCTACGGGGTTTCCGTCCGCGCGCCCACGCTGGGGGAACTGTTCTCGCCGCCTTTCGACACCTTCCCCAACCTGACCGACAACTGCTCTTCGGCTGTCATCAACGGGACGGCAGATGCTCGCATTCGGCAAAACCGCATTACGAACTGCGCGCTTCTGGGCATTCCCACGACGTACGTCGATCCAAATCCAACCTCTTCCAATGAAGGCAAGAGCGGGTCGAACCCGAACCTTGAATCGGAAGAGTCGGAAAGCTACAGCGTGGGTCTCGTGTTCACGCCGCGGTTTGCTCCGGGCTTCTCGTTCGTGGCGGACTACTACGACATCGAGATCACGAACGCGATCGCAACCCTGTCTGCGCAGACCTTGCTGAATCTCTGCACCGATGAGGAGCAGCTGAATCAGACGGCGTGCGATGCGTTCACGCGTCGTCCCGCGGGCGATCCGCAGGAGTACGAAATCAGCGACTTTGTTGAAGGACCGTTCAACTTCGCGGCGCTGAAGGTGCGCGGGATCGACTATCAAGCCCGCTTCGGCTTCGAGACGTCGGACCTGGTCGGCGACGATTATGGTCGCATCGATCTGGGCCTCACCGGCAGCTGGCTGATCGAGCGCACCAACTTCACCAGCCCGACCGATCCGAACTTCCCGACCCGGATCGACACGACGGCCAACAATCCTCGCTTCCGCTTCCGCACCAATACGACGTGGAGCAAGGGGCCGCTTTCGGTGACGTGGCGCTTGGATGTTCAAGGGTCGCAGACCCTGACGCGCATTGATCAGGTGCTCGCCAACTTCGACACCCGTGAAGATCTGGATCTGCTGCGTACCGGCAACTTCTACCAGAACGACTTCACCTTCGCCTACGACCTGACCGACAAGGCCACGTTCCGCGGCGGCGTGCTGAACGCGTTCGACGAGGAGCCGAACATCCAGTCCGGCCTTGCCGACCAGTTCGACCTGTTCGGTCGTCGCTACTTCGGCAGCATCACGCTGCGTTACTGA
- the ftsZ gene encoding cell division protein FtsZ, protein MSLSLVKPQNTELKPRIVVFGVGGAGGNAVNNMIDAGLEGVEFVVANTDAQHLSFAKTDRRIQLGETITQGLGAGAHPEVGMNAAEESADEIHAHLEGAHMVFITAGMGGGTGTGAAPIIAKCARDRGILTVGVVTKPFTFEGRHRMRLADSGIAELQRYVDTLIVIPNQNLFRVANERTTFADAFGMADQVLHSGVRSITDLMILPGLINLDFADVRAVMSEMGKAMMGTGEATGDDRALLAAQNAIANPLLDETSLKGAKAVLVNITGGLDMTLLEVDEAANAISAEVDGDANIIFGAAFDPALDGKIRVSVVATGMDEESLARAQGGPGGGQGASVAGRSAPEVASPLANHDARRSAGGLYGASARAPEPSRAPYREPVRTEAPRAPEPRIEPAPVQPTFQSAPAARAPEPSRQVEARLEPRIEARPEPVIHAAPEMRSLDPIVDPWVEEYETHRTPAPSAQPTQQVRAEPRREAPVARPEPVAEDDDYDRDHRRSGWSLFGRGKRPQPQAAYSPRPQPQMRQSTQAAPVAEPQASSGDDDLEIPSFLRRLAN, encoded by the coding sequence ATGTCGCTCTCGTTGGTTAAGCCGCAGAACACGGAATTGAAGCCGCGCATCGTCGTGTTCGGCGTGGGCGGGGCGGGCGGCAACGCCGTGAACAACATGATCGACGCCGGGCTTGAGGGCGTCGAGTTCGTCGTCGCCAACACCGACGCCCAGCACCTCAGCTTCGCCAAGACCGACCGCCGTATCCAGCTGGGTGAGACGATCACGCAAGGGTTGGGCGCCGGCGCACACCCCGAGGTCGGCATGAACGCCGCCGAGGAAAGCGCCGACGAGATCCACGCGCACCTGGAAGGCGCGCACATGGTGTTCATCACCGCCGGCATGGGCGGCGGCACCGGCACGGGCGCGGCCCCCATCATCGCCAAATGCGCGCGCGATCGCGGCATCCTGACCGTGGGCGTGGTGACCAAGCCCTTCACCTTCGAAGGGCGTCACCGCATGCGCCTGGCGGACTCGGGCATCGCCGAGCTGCAACGCTACGTCGACACCCTGATCGTCATTCCGAACCAGAACCTGTTCCGCGTCGCCAACGAGCGCACCACCTTCGCCGACGCCTTCGGCATGGCCGACCAGGTACTGCATTCGGGCGTGCGCTCGATCACCGACCTGATGATCCTGCCGGGCCTGATCAACCTCGACTTCGCCGACGTGCGCGCCGTCATGTCCGAGATGGGCAAGGCGATGATGGGCACGGGCGAGGCCACGGGCGACGACCGCGCCCTGCTGGCGGCCCAGAACGCGATCGCCAACCCGCTGCTGGACGAGACCTCGCTGAAGGGCGCCAAGGCGGTGCTGGTGAACATCACCGGCGGCCTGGACATGACCCTGCTGGAAGTCGACGAAGCCGCCAACGCCATCTCGGCCGAGGTGGATGGCGACGCCAACATCATCTTCGGCGCGGCCTTCGATCCGGCGCTGGACGGCAAGATCCGCGTCTCCGTCGTGGCCACCGGCATGGACGAGGAATCGCTGGCCCGCGCCCAGGGCGGACCCGGCGGCGGCCAGGGGGCCAGCGTGGCGGGCCGCTCGGCGCCTGAGGTTGCTTCGCCGCTGGCCAACCATGACGCCCGTCGCTCGGCCGGCGGCCTGTACGGCGCATCCGCCCGCGCGCCCGAGCCCAGCCGCGCGCCGTATCGCGAACCGGTCCGCACAGAGGCCCCGCGTGCGCCCGAGCCGCGCATCGAGCCGGCGCCGGTTCAGCCGACCTTCCAGTCCGCGCCCGCGGCCCGCGCGCCCGAGCCTTCCCGCCAGGTCGAGGCGCGCCTCGAGCCTCGCATCGAAGCCCGGCCCGAGCCGGTGATCCACGCCGCGCCGGAAATGCGCAGCCTCGATCCGATCGTCGATCCTTGGGTCGAGGAGTATGAAACCCACCGGACGCCCGCGCCGAGCGCCCAGCCGACGCAGCAGGTCCGCGCCGAGCCGCGCCGCGAAGCCCCCGTCGCTCGCCCTGAGCCGGTGGCGGAAGACGACGACTACGACCGGGATCACCGCCGCAGCGGCTGGAGCCTGTTCGGCCGGGGCAAGCGTCCGCAGCCGCAAGCCGCCTACAGCCCGCGTCCGCAGCCGCAGATGCGCCAATCGACCCAGGCGGCTCCCGTCGCCGAGCCGCAGGCCTCTTCCGGCGATGACGATCTCGAAATCCCTTCCTTTCTACGCCGCCTCGCCAACTGA
- the lpxC gene encoding UDP-3-O-acyl-N-acetylglucosamine deacetylase, translated as MSVSHDPHQRTVLAPAICAGVGVHTGRRVRLVVRPAPAGAGIVFVRTDVTDRDNRIRVSGEAVVDARLNTMIENAAGVRLSTIEHLMAAFAALGIANVVVEVDGPELPILDGSALGFVQLLDRAGFRRQPTPVRFIEILEPVHVTEGDKHAALTPCDRYEMRFEIDFPTPVIGNQVIDFVVDEATFRTDIMSARTFGFAHEVEALRQAGLARGGSLENAVVIDGDQILNPGGLRMEREFVRHKALDAIGDLYVLGAPLLGRYDGYKAGHAVNNKLVRALLAQPHAWRETVRVPELARAG; from the coding sequence TTGTCGGTCAGCCACGACCCTCACCAACGCACCGTTCTGGCGCCGGCCATCTGCGCCGGCGTGGGCGTGCATACTGGCCGCCGGGTGCGGCTGGTCGTGCGCCCGGCGCCGGCGGGCGCGGGCATCGTCTTTGTGCGCACGGACGTGACCGACCGCGACAACCGCATCCGGGTGTCGGGCGAGGCTGTGGTCGATGCCCGGCTGAACACCATGATCGAGAATGCGGCGGGCGTTCGCCTGTCGACCATCGAGCACCTGATGGCGGCCTTTGCGGCGCTTGGCATCGCCAATGTGGTGGTCGAGGTGGACGGGCCCGAGCTGCCGATCCTGGACGGCTCGGCCCTGGGATTCGTGCAGTTGCTGGACCGGGCGGGCTTCCGCCGCCAGCCGACGCCGGTGCGCTTTATCGAGATCCTCGAGCCGGTGCATGTGACCGAGGGCGACAAGCATGCGGCCCTGACGCCCTGCGACCGCTATGAGATGCGGTTCGAGATCGACTTCCCCACGCCGGTCATCGGCAATCAGGTGATCGACTTCGTGGTGGACGAGGCGACCTTCCGCACCGACATCATGTCGGCCCGCACCTTTGGCTTCGCCCATGAGGTCGAGGCGCTGCGCCAGGCCGGCCTGGCGCGCGGCGGTTCGCTGGAGAATGCGGTCGTGATCGACGGCGACCAGATCCTGAACCCCGGCGGCCTGCGGATGGAGCGCGAGTTCGTGCGGCACAAGGCGCTGGACGCGATCGGCGACCTCTATGTGCTGGGCGCGCCGCTGCTCGGCCGCTACGACGGCTACAAGGCCGGCCACGCGGTGAACAACAAGCTGGTGCGCGCCCTGCTGGCCCAGCCGCACGCCTGGCGCGAGACGGTGCGGGTGCCGGAGCTGGCGCGCGCGGGCTGA
- the pgeF gene encoding peptidoglycan editing factor PgeF, producing MSAPEPITHPLLDGVRHGFFTRAGGASQGLYAGLNTGVGSHDDPAAVAENRRRIAVALGGSAADLANCYQIHSAVTRVAEGPWNGERPEGDAVVTATPGVICAVLTADCAPVLLADREAGVVGAAHAGWKGALGGVIHSAVAAMEALGARADRVTAVVGPCIAQNSYEVGADFQDRFAHHDPGSERFFRPGSAPDKRRFDLPAFVLWRLEQAGVSQTAWTGDDTCVDENRFFSNRRAHLRGEPDFGRLMSAIRL from the coding sequence ATGAGCGCGCCGGAGCCGATCACCCATCCGCTGCTGGACGGCGTGCGCCACGGCTTCTTCACCCGCGCGGGCGGCGCGTCGCAGGGACTTTACGCCGGGCTGAACACGGGTGTCGGCTCGCATGACGACCCTGCCGCTGTGGCCGAGAACCGCCGCCGGATCGCCGTGGCGCTGGGCGGATCGGCCGCCGATCTCGCCAACTGCTACCAGATCCACTCGGCGGTGACGCGTGTGGCCGAGGGACCGTGGAACGGCGAACGGCCCGAAGGCGATGCGGTGGTGACGGCGACGCCCGGCGTGATCTGCGCGGTCCTGACGGCCGACTGCGCCCCGGTGTTGCTGGCTGATCGCGAGGCGGGCGTCGTCGGCGCCGCCCACGCCGGCTGGAAAGGCGCGCTCGGCGGCGTGATCCATTCGGCGGTTGCAGCCATGGAAGCGCTGGGCGCGCGAGCCGACCGCGTCACGGCCGTCGTCGGTCCTTGCATCGCTCAGAACAGCTATGAGGTCGGGGCCGACTTCCAGGACCGCTTCGCCCACCACGATCCCGGAAGCGAGCGCTTCTTTCGCCCCGGCTCTGCGCCCGACAAGCGCCGGTTCGACCTGCCGGCGTTCGTGCTGTGGCGGCTGGAGCAGGCAGGCGTGAGTCAGACCGCCTGGACCGGCGACGACACCTGCGTGGACGAGAACCGCTTCTTCTCCAACCGCCGCGCGCACCTGCGGGGCGAGCCGGACTTCGGCAGGTTGATGAGCGCGATCAGGCTGTAG
- a CDS encoding class I SAM-dependent methyltransferase: MTRDSLKARLAREIALSGPITVADYVTRCLHDPAGGYYAAHPALGAGGDFITAPLVSQMFGELIGLWAAETWNRLGAPERVRLVEVGPGDGTLIGDALRAARLAPGFLEACDLVLIEPSGPLRAQQARALAGADLQPRWVRGLDAVETDAPVILIANEVLDCMPARQFVRTEGGWAERRVGVTDDGGLVFGLTGVTAGFARPDFDMAPGEVLEISDQQAAFGRDLGALMRQASGAALLIDYGRARPEAGDTLQALRRHHKVDPLEVPGEADLTQWADFPQVLEAAVRAGADVTGCLGQGEFLRRLGIDARADALKTGRPDAAPVIDRQLNRLTAEDQMGTLFKAAAIFSPRSLVVPGWDS; the protein is encoded by the coding sequence ATGACGCGCGACAGCCTGAAAGCCCGGCTGGCGCGCGAGATCGCCCTGTCCGGGCCGATCACGGTCGCCGACTACGTCACCCGCTGCCTGCACGACCCGGCCGGCGGCTACTATGCGGCGCACCCGGCGCTGGGCGCGGGCGGGGACTTCATCACCGCACCCCTGGTCAGCCAGATGTTTGGCGAACTGATCGGCCTTTGGGCCGCCGAGACCTGGAACCGGCTGGGCGCGCCCGAGCGGGTGCGGCTGGTCGAGGTGGGTCCCGGCGACGGCACGCTGATCGGCGACGCCCTGCGTGCCGCGCGGCTGGCGCCCGGCTTCCTGGAAGCCTGCGACCTCGTCCTGATCGAGCCCAGCGGCCCCTTGCGGGCGCAGCAGGCGCGAGCCCTGGCGGGCGCCGACCTGCAGCCTCGCTGGGTGCGCGGCCTGGACGCCGTCGAGACCGACGCGCCCGTGATCCTGATCGCCAATGAGGTGCTGGACTGCATGCCGGCGCGCCAGTTCGTCCGCACCGAAGGCGGCTGGGCCGAGCGGCGCGTGGGCGTCACCGACGACGGCGGCCTGGTGTTCGGGCTGACCGGCGTGACTGCCGGCTTCGCCAGGCCGGACTTCGACATGGCGCCGGGCGAAGTGCTGGAGATCTCGGATCAGCAGGCGGCCTTTGGGCGCGACCTGGGGGCCCTGATGAGGCAGGCGTCCGGGGCGGCCTTGCTGATCGACTATGGCCGGGCAAGGCCGGAGGCCGGCGACACCCTGCAGGCGCTGCGGCGCCACCACAAGGTTGACCCACTGGAGGTGCCCGGTGAGGCGGACCTGACGCAATGGGCCGATTTCCCGCAGGTGCTGGAGGCGGCGGTCCGCGCCGGGGCCGACGTGACCGGCTGCCTCGGGCAGGGCGAGTTCCTGCGCCGGCTCGGGATCGATGCCCGCGCTGACGCCTTGAAGACGGGACGGCCGGACGCCGCGCCCGTGATCGACCGCCAGCTGAACCGCCTGACCGCCGAGGACCAGATGGGAACCCTGTTCAAGGCCGCCGCGATCTTTTCGCCCCGTTCTCTGGTCGTGCCCGGATGGGACTCATGA
- the lgt gene encoding prolipoprotein diacylglyceryl transferase: MPFPEFDPVLISIGPFPIRWYALAYVAGIVLGWWYASRLIKAERLWTPARPPLTSAQLDDLVLWIVLGIILGGRLGYALFYDPAMYGQLFTGQSWAERLELFQLWTGGMSFHGGFLGVCLAIVLFARGQKVDMLRLGDMVAPVVPIGLFFGRIANFINGELWGRETTVPWAVRFCNDSIQRMYGFCPAGDAPRHPSQLYEAGLEGLLLLGLLSLGIWKIGLLKKPGYITGLFLLFYGLSRAALENVRQPDVGMPEFPLGLTMGMMLSIPMILVGGWLVWRAWSRPPVQG, encoded by the coding sequence TTGCCTTTTCCCGAATTCGATCCGGTTCTGATCAGCATCGGCCCCTTTCCGATCCGCTGGTACGCCCTGGCCTATGTGGCGGGCATCGTGCTGGGATGGTGGTACGCCTCGCGCCTGATCAAGGCCGAGCGGTTGTGGACGCCGGCGCGGCCGCCGCTGACCTCGGCGCAGCTGGACGACCTGGTGCTGTGGATCGTGCTGGGCATCATCCTGGGCGGGCGGCTGGGATACGCGCTGTTCTACGATCCGGCCATGTACGGCCAGCTGTTCACCGGCCAGAGCTGGGCCGAGCGGCTGGAGTTGTTCCAGCTGTGGACCGGCGGCATGAGCTTCCACGGCGGCTTCCTGGGCGTCTGCCTGGCCATCGTGCTGTTCGCGCGCGGGCAAAAGGTCGACATGCTGCGGCTGGGCGACATGGTCGCGCCGGTGGTGCCGATCGGCCTGTTCTTTGGCCGCATCGCCAACTTCATCAACGGCGAGCTGTGGGGTCGCGAGACGACGGTTCCCTGGGCGGTCCGCTTCTGCAACGACAGCATCCAGCGGATGTACGGCTTCTGTCCGGCGGGCGATGCGCCACGCCATCCCAGCCAGCTGTACGAGGCGGGGCTCGAGGGCCTGCTGCTGCTGGGCCTGCTGTCGCTGGGCATCTGGAAGATCGGCCTGCTGAAGAAGCCCGGCTACATCACCGGCCTGTTTCTGCTGTTCTACGGCCTGTCGCGGGCGGCGCTGGAGAATGTGCGCCAGCCGGACGTCGGCATGCCCGAGTTCCCGCTGGGGCTGACCATGGGGATGATGCTGTCGATCCCGATGATCCTGGTCGGCGGCTGGCTGGTGTGGCGGGCGTGGAGCCGTCCGCCCGTCCAGGGATGA
- a CDS encoding accessory factor UbiK family protein → MQTRNPILDEFAKLTTGAMGLAQAAGEEAKSAWRAQTDRLAADMDLVRRDELDALKGEVAALRAEMVVLRAAFAAKLADKPEAGNSTDGTPPIDAAG, encoded by the coding sequence ATGCAGACCCGCAACCCCATTCTGGACGAGTTCGCCAAGCTGACCACCGGCGCCATGGGCCTGGCCCAGGCTGCGGGCGAGGAAGCCAAGTCCGCCTGGCGCGCCCAGACCGACCGCCTCGCCGCCGACATGGACCTGGTGCGCCGCGACGAGCTGGACGCGCTGAAGGGCGAGGTCGCCGCACTGCGCGCCGAAATGGTGGTGCTGCGCGCCGCCTTCGCCGCCAAGCTGGCCGACAAGCCCGAGGCGGGAAACTCCACAGACGGAACTCCCCCTATCGACGCAGCCGGTTGA
- a CDS encoding YbjN domain-containing protein: MDVAGPQEVDVPFDPLDVVEYVLTAENLPFDRTDEGDLAFAMAGDWKDYELWFAWRPEGDCLQLCCALDLRATKSRRTAAYELVGMINQRTWMGHFEVWAEDGEIVFRHSLSVPHGERPTLAQAASMIDAAMEAADRYYPAFDFMIRGSRKPQEAIDACLFETVGTA; this comes from the coding sequence ATGGATGTCGCCGGGCCGCAAGAGGTCGATGTTCCCTTCGATCCGCTGGACGTGGTCGAATATGTGCTGACGGCCGAGAACCTGCCGTTCGATCGCACCGACGAGGGCGACCTCGCCTTCGCCATGGCCGGCGACTGGAAGGACTATGAGCTGTGGTTCGCCTGGCGGCCGGAGGGCGACTGCCTGCAGCTGTGCTGCGCGCTGGACCTGCGTGCGACCAAGAGCCGCCGCACCGCCGCCTATGAACTGGTCGGCATGATCAATCAGCGCACCTGGATGGGCCATTTCGAGGTCTGGGCCGAGGACGGCGAGATCGTCTTCCGCCACTCCCTGTCGGTGCCTCACGGCGAGCGCCCGACGCTGGCGCAGGCGGCGTCGATGATCGACGCGGCGATGGAGGCGGCGGACCGCTACTATCCCGCCTTCGACTTCATGATCCGGGGCTCAAGGAAGCCGCAGGAGGCGATCGACGCCTGCCTGTTCGAGACGGTGGGCACCGCCTGA